In Pseudomonas flavescens, the sequence AAGAGAACGCCATGAAGTACCCCATCGAAGGCCTCAGCCACGCCTACCTCGGCAGTGGCGTTTATGCACTGCTGCGCGAGGCACTGATCACCGGCCGCTTCCGGCCTGATGACCGTCTGCGCATACGCGATCTGGCCGAACAGCTGGGGACCAGCGTCACCCCGGTGCGCGACGCCATTCTGCAACTGGCCAAGGAGAAGGCCCTGGTCCTCAGAACGCCGCGAGATATCCGCGTGCCGGTACTGAGCCAGGAACAGTACGCCGAGATCCGCAGTATCCGTCTGGCGCTGGAAGGCCTGGCGGCGGAAACCGCAGCCGGCAAGGTGACGGCCGAGCAGTTGCAGATGCTGGAAGGCAATGTTCGCGACAATCTGCAAGCCGTGCACAGCGGTGAACTGGTCGCCGCGCTGAAGCTCAATCAGGCTTTTCATTTTGCCTTGGCAGATATTGCCGGCATGCCGCTGCTGCGCGATGTGCTCGATAGCCTGTGGATGCGCACCGGCCCACTGATCGCCCTGGCCTATGGCGACTTCAACGAGCGCATGGCCATCGAGCATCATTGGGAAGTGCTGCGTGCATTGCAAAAAGGCGACGGCGCGGCGGCGCGCCAGGCGATCTGCACCGATATTCTCGATGGCAATCAGAAGATGATGGAATTCATCGCTCAGCGCGAAGCCACGGTGATCTGAGAACCGGTGCGCTCGTGGCGCACCGGGTGACGCTCAAGGGTAAGAACCGCGGTCAGGCTTGTGGCCCGGCGCGTATAAGCGAGGCCGCCGAGGCGACCCGCCTATTCGGTCAGAGCGCGGTGACCAGCTCACCACGCTCTATAAAGGCATCGAGATTATCGAACACCAGGTTCTCCATGGCCAGCCGGGTTTCCTCGGTGGCACTGCCGACGTGGGGCAACAGCACCACGTTGGGCATCTCGAACAAGGCTTCGGGCACCCGCGGCTCATCTTCGAACACGTCCAATCCTGCACCGCCCAAGGTCCCTGCCTGCAGCGCAGCGACCAGCGCCAGCTCATCGATGACGCTGCCGCGGGCGATGTTCACGACGATACCTTGCGGGCCAAGCGCCTCGAGCACCGCGGCATCGATCAGGTGATGGGTCGACGCCCCACCCGGACAGGCCAGCACCAGAAAATCCGCCCAACCTGCCAAGGCCTTGAGATCGGCCTCGTAGCCATAGTCGGTGGTCGGATCGGGACGGCGATTGTGGTAGCGGATGTCCATGTCGAAACCCGCAGCACGCTTGGCGATGTCCTTGCCGATCCGCCCGAAGCCGACGATACCCAGCTTCTTGCCACTGACCTTGCGGGTCAGCGGGTACTGGCCCTTGAGCCATTTGCCCTGACGCACATGCTGATCGGAAGCGGAAAACTGCCGTGCGGTGTCGATGATCAGGCCGATGGCGGTGTCGGCGACGCATTCGTTGAGCACATCCGGCGTGGTGCTGATCGGAATGCCCCGCGCTTTCGCCTCATCGACGGCAATCGAATCGTAGCCGACACCGAAACTGCAGATGGCCCGCAGGTTGGGCATCTGCGCCAGTTGCTCGGCCGAGCAACCGTAACGGGCCGAAGTGACCAC encodes:
- a CDS encoding GntR family transcriptional regulator produces the protein MKYPIEGLSHAYLGSGVYALLREALITGRFRPDDRLRIRDLAEQLGTSVTPVRDAILQLAKEKALVLRTPRDIRVPVLSQEQYAEIRSIRLALEGLAAETAAGKVTAEQLQMLEGNVRDNLQAVHSGELVAALKLNQAFHFALADIAGMPLLRDVLDSLWMRTGPLIALAYGDFNERMAIEHHWEVLRALQKGDGAAARQAICTDILDGNQKMMEFIAQREATVI
- a CDS encoding 2-hydroxyacid dehydrogenase, encoding MSRPNVLQVGRFPNRFNERLQRDYSLTRLWEQPKDYLAEHGADIDIVVTSARYGCSAEQLAQMPNLRAICSFGVGYDSIAVDEAKARGIPISTTPDVLNECVADTAIGLIIDTARQFSASDQHVRQGKWLKGQYPLTRKVSGKKLGIVGFGRIGKDIAKRAAGFDMDIRYHNRRPDPTTDYGYEADLKALAGWADFLVLACPGGASTHHLIDAAVLEALGPQGIVVNIARGSVIDELALVAALQAGTLGGAGLDVFEDEPRVPEALFEMPNVVLLPHVGSATEETRLAMENLVFDNLDAFIERGELVTAL